The following nucleotide sequence is from Paeniglutamicibacter kerguelensis.
GGCGTGCCTGCTGGTTGCCTGGGGCGCGATCAACGGAGCCGACGCGGATTTCAGCGCACGGTACCCGCGCGGACTGGGCATCGTCTTCGGATTCATCGGAACCGCGTTCTTTGGAGCGGCGGGCATCTACGGACTCGTGAAGGGCCCCCGCAAGTAACCGTCACCGGTCGGTGCCTGCCGGCAGGGCCCGCGTCACACGGCGGGAAGGAAATTGGGCTGGGCGCCTGCCGGAACCTAGGTTTGGTCCCATGGACTTTGGAACACTGGATTTTGGAACACTCAGCTTTGCCCCGGCCCTGGACGCTCCCGAACTCGTTGCCGCCCCGGTGCGCGCCGCGCTCGATGGCTCGGCAGCAACGGACGTCTACGCCGCGGCGATCGACCCGGCGCTCGCCGACACCGCAGCGTTCTGCGAGCACTACGGCATCGGACTCGCGGACGGAGCAAATTGCGTCATCGTCGAGGCGAAGCGGGGCGACTCGTCCTGGTACGCCGCCTGCCTGGTGCTGGGTCACGAGAGGATCGACGTCAACTCCCTGGTGCGCAAGCACCTCGGCGCCAAGAAAGTTTCCTTCGCGCCCATGGAGGCCGCGGTCCAGCTCACCGGCATGGAATACGGCGGAATCACGCCCATCGGCCTGCCCGAATCGTGGACGCTGCTCATCGACGAATCGGTAGCCGCGGCACCGATGCTGATCATCGGCAGCGGCGTGCGGGACTCCAAGATCCTGACCTCCGGTGCGTTCCTAGCATCGCTGCCGGGGGCCGAAGTGATCGGCCTGGTCAAGCGGCAAGAGGGCTGAGCCTGCGGCTGGCGCAGGGCCCCGTGGCCCGGGTTCGCGGATCTGGTTTCGTGGACCGGTGCCGCCGGACACTAAACTTGAACCCATGCGCATCGTAGTTCTTGTCTCCGGCACCGGGTCCAACCTCCAATCCGTCATCGACGCCGTCGCCGAGGGGTCGCTGCAAAACGTGGAGATTGCGGCCGTCGGCGCCGACAAGCACGGCACATTCGGGGTGGAACGCTCCGCGGCCGCCGGCATCGAGACGTTCGTGGTGAATTTCAAAGACTATGACGATCGCGCCGACTGGAACCACGCGTTGACCGAGAAATGCCTCTCCTACGAGCCCGACTACGTGGTGTCCTCGGGCTTCATGCGCATCGTCGGCGAGGAATTCATCAACGCCTTCGACGGCACCTACATCAACACGCACCCGGCTCTGCTGCCGTCCTTCCCGGGTGCCCACGGCGTCCGCGACGCCATGGCCTACGGGGTCAAGGTCACCGGCTGCACCGTGCACATCGCCGACGCGGGGGTGGACACCGGGCCCATCCTGCGCCAGGAAGCGGTTGCCATTCTCGACGACGACACCGAGGAAACCCTGCACGAACGCATCAAGGTCGTCGAGCGCCGCCTGCTGATCCAGACCCTGGCGGACTTGGCAGCCAAGTAACGTGGCAGCCAAGTAGCCTGGCCGCCAAGTATCGCGGCAGGCTGCGCGGCACGGGCGAACCTTGCCATGACGCGTCTTGTCCATCCGCGCAGGTCTCCCGGCCCCGCTGCCCACGTCGGGTTCCGCATGAACCCGGCGCCGGATCGGCGAAAACCACGAACC
It contains:
- the purN gene encoding phosphoribosylglycinamide formyltransferase, with amino-acid sequence MRIVVLVSGTGSNLQSVIDAVAEGSLQNVEIAAVGADKHGTFGVERSAAAGIETFVVNFKDYDDRADWNHALTEKCLSYEPDYVVSSGFMRIVGEEFINAFDGTYINTHPALLPSFPGAHGVRDAMAYGVKVTGCTVHIADAGVDTGPILRQEAVAILDDDTEETLHERIKVVERRLLIQTLADLAAK
- a CDS encoding YbaK/EbsC family protein, producing MDFGTLDFGTLSFAPALDAPELVAAPVRAALDGSAATDVYAAAIDPALADTAAFCEHYGIGLADGANCVIVEAKRGDSSWYAACLVLGHERIDVNSLVRKHLGAKKVSFAPMEAAVQLTGMEYGGITPIGLPESWTLLIDESVAAAPMLIIGSGVRDSKILTSGAFLASLPGAEVIGLVKRQEG